From the Paludisphaera mucosa genome, one window contains:
- a CDS encoding S8 family serine peptidase yields the protein MGSFKAGGSDKGPDRRRGRHHAKRQGSPRLEFLEGRVLLATDALLGGNPVWHATSADIGDIQDGPMAPLGGQLITLYQKQQSGVSDSNALAAAFPLLQIKNGSVLISLTTWGDFDTFRTTVTNLGMQVTSSSPLYGMVNGWMPINQLYTTAQIPSLVAGSPELKPFVHYQGIANNQAQTALLADAASTRFNVTGAGTTVGVLSDSFNALGGYATDVSTGDLPGNVNILQDLAGEADEGRAMAQNIYDIAPGASLQFATAFIDQLSFANNIRALAAAGSDIIVDDVGYSTEPFFQDGVISQAVNAVTAQNIPYFSAAGNSQDSGYLSSFRGAQGTVGSIGAGRFMNFNPGSGAAVFQLPITTTTANSTLIFQFDQPYATQQPAGSTNTVTSQLNFYVLDANGAIVNPAGQGVDDNTATQAPIQGVVIANPGTYTIAIQVVKGADPGHVQFVAGGNQTIVVSQQFGSAGGTYYPTTFGHSSTINTIGVGAVPWWATAPYLNQQPLASEPFSSFGPTIIARDVNGNLLSSPTTVLNPVISAPDGGNTTFFGQIFQTNNPPFPGQPATTTNLSQNLPSFFGTSSAAPNAAAVAALMLQKAPNSTVAEIKAALISSTQSLNGAGQGNWNAQGGYGMINAVAAVSAVDVLTVAATTPANSTVVTTTPSYIEVVFSKPVLVSSLSAGDIQFITTPAGVTVSVGAPIPVDDPNTPTVVRFPYTFTFNSGVTATANGVYTYVVTGPVTSTDGKQLEQSGLISFLLQDVTAPTVAATSTLGRQVSVQFSKPMNPATITKNNIIVARRNGAGAWNAPGVVNLSLDPRVTINYNAANNTATLDFSALPQTALPSDQYAIIVISGPGGVTDAVGNQLDGNFNGSFPSGDGVAGGNFLQDLGFLLVQAPVITSFALDPASTNDTGIAGDSDTRATQPQFIGQVFNTFPGTVANLNYYVQFNSLNGGNFDLSVGAGGRGVAGNPNFQGVTDANGAFRFTAPTILPEGFQRARVVVVGQADQPPLPGAASQLDRAFRVDLTSPTITGAAQLDQSPFPFYVSDLPGLSLYVIDPSQQAAAYLATPNNVVFPALDPSTAVNLSNYQLQVVMANGTVLDVSQFITRANYVPLPPTFDASGNFIGTYQGRVDLTLAPGLPAGLYRLRAFSQGTVDGVSHSGLLDAAGNPLLNSGDSTPSYSLVFQLQRSPAYITNMVMTDTANQFNYNALGGPGSYYDLNGVRAQVPPTSWMFDFSNPLPLNDANGLAIDYSNLIRLVRSADAVGSPADGNFGDLGQDGLADSGTGFTRVGGTLVALYWQNPANGTWVMADASHPHGTRLVMVDPAGLTTADYYRTYIPNQIDAAGEDTRIFDIYGNQLDGEFLGNPTSTVSNQFHPFTSDPTKIFPGDRAIYNYEDLLTTGYPTPAPVSRMTGDGVGGGAFMAGFVVATTDHILYTRPDYQEDPFDPSTTPDGSLARPYATIAPEGDPNTSPANPFRNPNGGLNASSNFLSGFNPNYDRNGNGRFDRSVLYAAQQLAYTGPVVAVAIPGTPQRNPITGVVTQQPFVLQAPAGPNSYNDASTSVPFNTTLVFTPGTTLKALNASLFVQNQGSALQIQGNSITSQQVNFTSYNDASIGGATNGNPNTSPRAGDWGGIVFRNYNQRAFTRASDVLFPVDGTLLGVGTTTTSAALPALAGADELMSRLNFGNVRYGGGAVPRSSGTTYSGITLYNTRPVVSNFRVTDTGTSGGTQGAIGADMDSFLSDDVAARGPVIRRVTVQNNSLNGIWLLSQSNGFIEPTDATRLADSNDAVEPAHYSLFQPLPIVILAQLIVGQQYAVNTGGSTRWVANRLYIDSGSMLRFGTNSSLSVLNPEAGLNVGSRDYISKFDLDNNYSPESANFQALRADDPQVLFTSLFDNLATTTLVPTPINVTGNASPVSLGPALWGSVGIQSGAQAVINAATFRYGGGAVNTADITLPTQSVLSFITRQTTFENTPFEFGAGTRVYVTNNNFFNNFDAAMQVEPDGLLAGDPLRPLLSGHPFLRGNVMQGNGIDGLAVLATRAYLTNASSNFAVIGPIEVNDPAGTFTSGNQFVDSLWDLTDITYVLRGTIILSGFSRPLPAASYTTPPPPNISLTIQAALPNTLLADGTRIASPGASVVVKLLSENSTQGSGSLAGAGSTGGGATTNGGAGFIAGVDDNVDPTGGNNPDAGVWSQIRILGVPGNQSTGQKRVPVIITSLRDTTVGTTARGVANNTILNSYPVGPFTPYANQSLTTPAAGDGGYIYIGANSATTFDLNDPRQGSLIDNADIRYMRRIEIQGGGMVDAPSDITAFPFRDFKTGYEGPSTQLNARMAVRISDTHIDSFSDAGVFVHNSAGNAIQRDGTRFGFPGQGVTLYMYNSTISNTPVGIQANSQTGNNDGGQSPQMLILLNNTFYNDATAVSTAAETFNGQNSNSQVYVMAMNNIFANSSNAALSLTGNMWGTNLQSNLFFGNGQNVVLTNNAGFSGNISPKFGDPKFVDPANLNFALQAGSAAIDSGRSEIGPNPAGNAIYPTVTQPASGQFYGPRTDPATLTGTQLPGASGTFGGNSFASDPRQILTLPGSGIFSFNDLWIPSLTAAPGATDGPSYVDGSFHYIPLRGQFLGRRDFAGFIRADDPTTPDAGTGSDPFTDIGAYEFVDLHPPAVTAVTAIYAGAAGVFTTRNFYSVGGTAGSNQTPDYVQFSFSSPIDPNTVNADTIRLQALGVTGNNVPGTFISLAGLLTYDVEGRFARVSLGASGISLKSDAYRFVLVGDGANVLANPQGIALDGENLSNNNNPQTGVQQPLPSGNGFPGGDFFSSFIINTVPSTIVTGSFGLAAASDSNVVGDSVTNVTNPTFVGQIANTNTALVPLGGQTAIIDIGVVSMTGNGDVTTYWDTASAPANLAAFVRPNAGTALTNATGAFAVTVGQDQAGTGFVPTTAGLLSSPYNVGSSGNLIPIPGTVGGYYIARVRIVDQSGNISNNLLPNAQDSFVVDTGTATTAGTPLAVTIDSPASGSVISNPTSSFGFQLSTNKNLDLTHLTTSQIQLVRAGADGTFASGTTITIDPASIQVLFLDSTAQGGGGGKGRERVTFKPSVVLGNGLYQLTVLGTGANGIRDIAGNLPGADLTVTFAVFSPSTAHLVFVGANFATDTTQTLGSRANPYATITDAVNAAGFGDKVAVLPGIYAETVVMRNQISVVSAGAGSTDTALSAGNALSTIIRPISAATAASVVATGLTAFFDPTTGAALQTELAGFTIASSLIGDPALGATNANSVGLSLVNSTMLVDRNYFINSGVGVSAATSSSGYGTSSFVNNGFIGNIIGAYVNDAGGTPTNATSYWVNNTFAYNTYGFWAQNSGSTGSNQAYLANNIFWQNHDQTASRTGLGIFSATPSHLILNNNMFSGNGLSDTLPWWAAYNVGNGFDLTKLGPNATNAQANLGNFTGFPSFVSPIDPRPGSDGPAAFYLSANFGLQANSAAINNALASIASQTDFVGNFQNVNPTTRGLKLPGFGPRDVGAFEYVPTGTTTTTTTTTSPTVAPATTSDTTTDPSIGVTGGSTTTTTTTVTPTITDPAPTPAPAPAPAPAPAPAPAPAPAPTSPTKVTVNKQAAARAAAAARMAAQRAARAAAHAPAGRTATVKRTPPRFAGNR from the coding sequence ATGGGGAGCTTCAAGGCGGGTGGGAGTGACAAGGGGCCCGATCGGCGTCGCGGCCGGCATCACGCAAAGCGTCAGGGCTCCCCTCGGCTCGAATTTCTGGAGGGGCGCGTCCTGCTGGCGACCGACGCCCTCTTGGGCGGCAATCCGGTCTGGCACGCCACGTCGGCCGACATCGGCGACATCCAGGACGGCCCGATGGCCCCCCTGGGCGGCCAGCTGATCACGCTGTACCAAAAGCAGCAGAGCGGCGTGAGCGACTCGAACGCCCTCGCGGCCGCGTTCCCGCTGCTGCAGATCAAGAACGGCTCGGTGCTGATCAGCCTCACCACCTGGGGCGACTTCGACACGTTCCGTACGACGGTCACGAACCTGGGCATGCAGGTGACCTCGTCGAGCCCGCTCTACGGCATGGTCAACGGCTGGATGCCCATCAACCAGCTCTACACGACGGCGCAGATCCCCAGCCTCGTCGCGGGCTCGCCCGAACTCAAGCCGTTCGTGCATTACCAGGGCATCGCCAACAACCAGGCCCAGACGGCCCTGCTCGCGGACGCGGCCTCGACCCGGTTCAACGTCACCGGCGCCGGCACCACCGTCGGCGTGCTCAGCGACAGTTTCAACGCCCTCGGCGGCTACGCGACCGACGTCTCCACCGGCGACCTCCCCGGCAACGTCAACATCCTCCAGGACCTGGCGGGCGAGGCCGACGAAGGCCGCGCGATGGCGCAGAACATCTACGACATCGCCCCCGGCGCGTCGCTCCAGTTCGCCACCGCCTTCATCGACCAGCTCAGCTTCGCGAACAACATCAGGGCCCTGGCCGCCGCCGGCTCGGACATCATCGTCGACGACGTCGGCTACTCCACCGAGCCGTTCTTCCAGGACGGCGTCATCTCCCAGGCCGTCAACGCGGTCACCGCCCAGAACATCCCTTACTTCAGTGCGGCCGGCAACTCGCAGGACAGCGGCTATCTGTCGAGCTTCCGCGGCGCCCAGGGGACCGTGGGCTCCATCGGGGCCGGCCGGTTCATGAACTTCAACCCCGGCTCGGGCGCGGCGGTCTTCCAGCTGCCGATCACGACCACGACGGCCAACTCGACCCTCATCTTCCAGTTCGACCAGCCGTACGCCACGCAGCAGCCCGCGGGCTCGACGAACACGGTGACGTCGCAGCTCAACTTCTACGTCCTCGACGCGAACGGCGCGATCGTGAACCCGGCGGGGCAGGGGGTCGACGACAACACGGCCACCCAGGCCCCCATCCAGGGCGTGGTGATCGCCAACCCCGGCACGTACACCATCGCGATCCAGGTCGTGAAGGGAGCCGACCCGGGCCACGTCCAGTTCGTCGCCGGCGGCAACCAGACGATCGTGGTCTCGCAGCAGTTCGGCTCCGCCGGGGGGACGTACTACCCCACGACCTTCGGCCACAGCTCGACGATCAACACGATCGGCGTCGGTGCCGTGCCCTGGTGGGCGACGGCCCCGTACCTGAACCAGCAGCCGCTGGCCAGCGAGCCCTTCAGCTCGTTCGGGCCCACGATCATCGCCCGCGACGTGAACGGCAATCTGCTCTCGTCGCCGACGACCGTGTTGAACCCGGTGATCTCGGCCCCCGACGGCGGCAACACCACGTTCTTCGGGCAGATCTTCCAGACGAACAACCCGCCGTTCCCGGGCCAGCCGGCGACGACGACGAACCTGTCGCAGAACCTGCCGAGCTTCTTCGGGACGTCGTCCGCGGCCCCCAACGCCGCGGCCGTCGCCGCCTTGATGCTCCAGAAGGCGCCCAACTCGACCGTCGCCGAGATCAAGGCCGCACTGATTTCGTCCACCCAGTCCCTGAACGGGGCCGGCCAGGGCAACTGGAACGCCCAGGGCGGCTACGGCATGATCAACGCCGTCGCGGCCGTCTCCGCGGTCGACGTCCTGACCGTCGCGGCCACCACCCCGGCGAACAGCACCGTCGTCACGACGACCCCGAGCTACATCGAGGTCGTCTTCAGCAAGCCGGTGCTGGTCTCCAGCCTGTCGGCCGGCGACATCCAGTTCATCACGACGCCGGCGGGCGTCACGGTCTCGGTCGGGGCCCCGATCCCGGTCGACGACCCCAACACGCCTACGGTCGTCCGCTTCCCCTACACCTTCACGTTCAACAGCGGCGTGACCGCGACGGCGAACGGCGTCTACACCTACGTCGTCACGGGCCCCGTCACGTCGACCGACGGCAAGCAGCTCGAGCAGTCGGGCCTGATCTCGTTCCTGCTCCAGGACGTGACGGCCCCCACGGTCGCCGCCACCAGCACCCTGGGACGCCAGGTGTCGGTCCAGTTCTCGAAGCCGATGAACCCGGCGACGATCACCAAGAACAACATCATCGTCGCCCGGCGCAACGGCGCCGGCGCCTGGAACGCGCCCGGCGTCGTCAACCTGTCGCTCGACCCCCGCGTCACGATCAACTACAACGCCGCCAACAACACGGCGACGCTCGACTTCTCGGCGCTCCCGCAGACCGCCCTGCCTTCGGACCAGTACGCCATCATCGTGATCAGCGGGCCGGGCGGCGTGACCGACGCGGTCGGCAACCAGCTGGACGGCAACTTCAACGGGTCGTTCCCGTCGGGCGACGGCGTCGCCGGCGGCAACTTCCTCCAGGACCTGGGCTTCCTGCTCGTGCAGGCCCCGGTCATCACGTCGTTCGCGCTCGACCCCGCCTCGACCAACGACACCGGGATCGCCGGCGACTCCGACACGCGGGCGACCCAGCCCCAGTTCATCGGCCAGGTCTTCAATACCTTCCCGGGGACGGTCGCCAACCTCAACTACTACGTCCAGTTCAACTCGCTGAACGGCGGGAACTTCGACCTGAGCGTGGGCGCCGGCGGCCGCGGCGTCGCGGGCAACCCCAACTTCCAGGGCGTGACCGACGCCAACGGCGCCTTCCGATTCACGGCCCCGACCATCCTGCCCGAGGGCTTCCAGCGGGCCCGCGTGGTGGTCGTCGGCCAGGCCGACCAGCCGCCGCTGCCCGGCGCCGCCTCGCAGCTCGACCGCGCCTTCCGGGTCGACCTGACGTCGCCGACGATCACCGGCGCGGCCCAGCTCGATCAGTCTCCCTTCCCGTTCTACGTCTCCGACCTGCCCGGCCTCTCGCTCTACGTGATCGACCCCTCCCAGCAGGCCGCGGCCTACCTGGCGACGCCCAACAACGTCGTGTTCCCGGCCCTCGACCCGAGCACGGCGGTCAACCTGAGCAACTACCAGCTCCAGGTCGTCATGGCGAACGGGACGGTCCTCGACGTCTCGCAGTTCATCACCCGGGCGAACTACGTCCCCCTGCCGCCGACGTTCGACGCCTCCGGCAACTTCATCGGCACCTACCAGGGCCGGGTCGACCTGACCCTCGCGCCCGGGCTCCCCGCCGGCCTCTACCGCCTGCGGGCCTTCAGCCAGGGGACGGTCGACGGCGTCTCCCACTCGGGGTTGCTCGACGCGGCCGGCAACCCGCTGCTCAATTCGGGCGACAGCACGCCGAGCTACTCGCTGGTCTTCCAGCTCCAGCGGTCGCCGGCGTACATCACCAACATGGTGATGACCGACACGGCCAACCAGTTCAATTACAACGCCCTCGGCGGGCCTGGCTCCTACTACGACCTGAACGGCGTGCGGGCCCAGGTGCCCCCGACGTCCTGGATGTTCGACTTCTCGAACCCCCTGCCCCTGAACGACGCCAACGGGCTGGCCATCGACTACTCCAACCTGATCCGCCTCGTGCGGTCGGCCGACGCGGTCGGCTCGCCCGCCGACGGCAACTTCGGGGACCTCGGGCAGGACGGCCTGGCCGACTCGGGCACCGGCTTCACGCGGGTCGGCGGCACGCTCGTCGCGCTCTACTGGCAGAATCCGGCCAACGGCACCTGGGTCATGGCCGACGCCAGCCATCCCCACGGCACCCGCCTGGTGATGGTCGACCCGGCGGGCCTCACGACGGCCGACTACTACCGCACCTACATCCCCAACCAGATCGACGCGGCCGGCGAAGACACGCGGATCTTCGACATCTACGGCAACCAGCTCGACGGCGAGTTCCTCGGCAACCCGACGAGCACCGTCAGCAACCAGTTCCACCCCTTCACGTCCGACCCCACGAAGATCTTCCCCGGCGACCGCGCGATCTACAACTACGAAGACCTGCTCACGACGGGCTACCCGACGCCCGCCCCGGTCAGCCGCATGACCGGCGACGGCGTCGGCGGCGGCGCCTTCATGGCCGGCTTCGTGGTCGCCACGACCGACCACATCCTCTACACCCGGCCCGACTACCAGGAAGATCCGTTCGACCCGTCGACCACGCCCGACGGCAGCCTGGCCCGGCCCTATGCGACGATCGCTCCCGAAGGCGACCCGAACACCTCGCCGGCGAACCCCTTCCGGAACCCCAACGGCGGGCTCAACGCCTCGTCGAACTTCCTGTCGGGCTTCAACCCCAACTACGACCGCAACGGCAACGGCCGGTTCGACCGCTCGGTGCTGTACGCGGCCCAGCAGCTCGCCTACACCGGCCCGGTCGTGGCCGTCGCGATCCCGGGGACGCCCCAGCGCAACCCGATCACCGGGGTCGTCACGCAGCAGCCGTTCGTGCTCCAGGCGCCCGCCGGGCCGAACTCGTACAACGACGCCAGCACCTCGGTGCCGTTCAACACGACCCTGGTCTTCACGCCCGGGACGACGTTGAAGGCGCTGAATGCTTCGCTGTTCGTGCAGAACCAGGGCTCGGCCCTCCAGATCCAGGGCAACTCGATCACCTCTCAGCAGGTGAACTTCACGTCGTATAACGACGCGTCGATCGGCGGGGCCACGAACGGGAACCCCAACACCTCGCCCCGGGCGGGCGACTGGGGCGGCATCGTCTTCCGGAACTACAACCAGAGGGCCTTCACCCGCGCCTCCGACGTCCTCTTCCCGGTCGACGGGACGCTGCTCGGGGTGGGCACCACCACGACGTCCGCCGCCCTCCCGGCCCTCGCCGGGGCCGACGAGCTGATGTCGCGGCTGAACTTCGGCAACGTCCGCTACGGCGGCGGCGCCGTGCCCCGGAGCTCCGGCACGACCTACAGCGGCATCACGCTGTACAACACCCGGCCCGTCGTCTCCAACTTCCGCGTGACCGACACCGGGACCTCCGGCGGCACCCAGGGCGCCATCGGCGCGGACATGGACTCGTTCCTGTCCGACGACGTGGCCGCCCGCGGCCCGGTCATCCGCAGGGTGACGGTCCAGAACAACAGCCTCAACGGCATCTGGCTGCTCTCCCAGAGCAACGGCTTCATCGAGCCGACCGACGCCACCCGGCTGGCCGACTCCAACGACGCCGTCGAGCCGGCCCATTACTCGCTGTTCCAGCCGCTGCCGATCGTCATCCTCGCCCAGCTCATCGTCGGCCAGCAGTACGCGGTCAACACGGGCGGGAGCACGCGGTGGGTCGCCAACCGGCTCTACATCGACTCCGGCTCCATGCTCCGGTTCGGCACGAACTCCTCGCTGAGCGTCCTCAACCCCGAGGCCGGCCTCAACGTCGGATCGCGCGACTACATCAGCAAGTTCGACCTCGACAACAACTACAGCCCCGAGAGCGCCAACTTCCAGGCCCTCCGCGCCGACGATCCGCAGGTGCTGTTCACCTCGCTCTTCGACAATCTGGCGACGACCACCCTGGTCCCGACCCCGATCAACGTGACCGGCAACGCCTCGCCCGTCTCGCTCGGACCCGCGTTGTGGGGGAGCGTCGGCATCCAGAGCGGCGCCCAGGCGGTGATCAACGCGGCGACCTTCCGCTACGGCGGCGGCGCGGTGAACACGGCCGACATCACCCTCCCGACCCAGTCGGTCCTCTCGTTCATCACCCGGCAGACCACCTTCGAAAACACGCCTTTCGAGTTCGGCGCCGGCACGCGTGTCTACGTCACCAACAACAACTTCTTCAACAACTTCGACGCGGCCATGCAGGTCGAGCCCGACGGCCTGCTGGCCGGCGACCCGCTCCGTCCGCTCCTCTCAGGCCACCCGTTCCTCCGCGGCAACGTGATGCAGGGCAACGGCATCGACGGCCTCGCGGTGCTCGCGACCCGGGCCTATCTCACCAACGCCTCGTCCAATTTCGCGGTCATCGGGCCCATCGAGGTGAACGACCCCGCCGGGACCTTCACCTCCGGCAACCAGTTCGTCGACTCGTTGTGGGACCTGACGGACATCACGTACGTCCTCCGCGGGACGATCATCCTCAGCGGATTCAGCCGGCCCCTCCCGGCGGCGTCCTACACGACGCCGCCGCCGCCCAACATCTCGCTGACCATCCAGGCCGCGCTGCCCAACACGCTGCTGGCCGACGGCACGCGGATCGCCAGCCCGGGCGCTTCGGTCGTGGTCAAGCTGCTCAGCGAGAACTCGACCCAGGGGTCGGGCAGCCTGGCGGGAGCGGGGTCCACGGGCGGTGGTGCCACGACGAACGGCGGGGCCGGGTTCATCGCCGGCGTCGACGACAACGTCGACCCGACGGGCGGCAACAACCCCGACGCGGGCGTCTGGAGCCAGATCCGAATCCTCGGCGTCCCGGGCAACCAGAGCACCGGGCAGAAGCGGGTGCCGGTGATCATCACCTCGCTCCGCGACACCACCGTCGGCACGACGGCGCGGGGCGTGGCCAACAACACCATCCTGAACAGCTACCCGGTCGGGCCGTTCACGCCGTACGCCAATCAGAGCCTGACGACCCCGGCGGCCGGCGACGGCGGCTACATCTACATCGGGGCCAATTCCGCGACGACGTTCGACCTGAACGACCCGCGGCAGGGGAGCCTGATCGACAACGCCGACATCAGGTACATGCGGCGGATCGAGATTCAGGGCGGCGGCATGGTCGACGCCCCGTCCGACATCACGGCCTTCCCCTTCCGGGATTTCAAGACCGGCTACGAAGGCCCCTCGACCCAGCTCAACGCCCGGATGGCCGTGCGGATCTCCGACACGCACATCGACTCGTTCTCCGACGCCGGCGTCTTCGTCCACAACTCGGCCGGCAACGCGATCCAGCGGGACGGCACCCGATTCGGCTTCCCGGGCCAGGGCGTCACGTTGTACATGTACAACTCGACGATCTCCAACACGCCGGTCGGCATCCAGGCCAACTCGCAGACCGGCAACAACGACGGCGGCCAGTCGCCGCAGATGCTGATCCTGCTGAACAACACGTTCTACAACGACGCGACGGCCGTCTCGACGGCCGCGGAGACGTTCAACGGGCAGAACAGCAACTCGCAGGTCTACGTGATGGCGATGAACAACATCTTCGCCAATTCCTCGAACGCCGCCCTCTCGTTGACGGGCAACATGTGGGGGACCAACCTCCAGAGCAACCTGTTCTTCGGAAACGGCCAGAACGTCGTCCTCACCAACAACGCCGGGTTCTCCGGCAACATCAGCCCGAAGTTCGGCGATCCCAAGTTCGTCGACCCCGCCAACCTGAACTTCGCGCTGCAGGCCGGGTCCGCGGCCATCGATTCGGGCCGGAGCGAAATCGGCCCCAACCCGGCCGGCAACGCGATCTATCCGACGGTCACCCAGCCGGCCAGCGGCCAGTTCTACGGGCCGCGGACCGATCCGGCCACGCTGACCGGGACGCAGCTCCCCGGTGCCTCGGGGACCTTCGGCGGAAATTCCTTCGCCAGCGATCCTCGGCAGATCTTGACGCTGCCGGGTTCGGGGATCTTCAGCTTCAACGACCTCTGGATCCCGTCGCTGACGGCCGCTCCCGGCGCGACCGACGGCCCTTCGTACGTCGACGGGTCGTTCCACTACATCCCGCTTCGCGGGCAGTTCCTAGGCCGTCGCGACTTCGCGGGCTTCATCCGGGCCGACGACCCGACGACGCCCGACGCCGGCACGGGTTCCGACCCGTTCACCGACATCGGCGCCTACGAGTTCGTCGACCTGCACCCGCCCGCCGTCACCGCCGTCACGGCGATCTACGCGGGGGCCGCGGGGGTGTTCACCACGCGGAACTTCTACTCGGTGGGCGGAACCGCCGGCTCGAACCAGACGCCCGACTACGTGCAGTTCAGCTTCAGCAGCCCGATCGACCCCAACACGGTCAACGCCGACACCATCCGGCTGCAGGCCCTGGGCGTGACCGGCAACAACGTCCCCGGCACGTTCATCAGCCTCGCCGGCCTGCTGACCTACGACGTCGAAGGCCGGTTCGCCCGCGTCAGCCTGGGCGCGAGCGGCATCAGCCTGAAGTCCGACGCCTACCGGTTCGTCCTGGTCGGCGACGGCGCCAACGTCCTCGCCAACCCCCAGGGCATCGCCCTGGACGGCGAGAACCTCAGCAACAACAACAACCCGCAGACGGGCGTCCAGCAGCCGCTCCCCTCGGGCAACGGCTTCCCGGGCGGCGACTTCTTCAGCAGCTTCATCATCAACACGGTCCCCTCGACCATCGTCACGGGGAGCTTCGGCCTGGCCGCCGCCAGCGACAGCAACGTCGTGGGCGACAGCGTGACCAACGTCACCAACCCGACGTTCGTCGGCCAGATCGCCAACACCAACACCGCGCTCGTGCCGCTCGGGGGCCAGACGGCGATCATCGACATCGGCGTCGTCTCGATGACCGGCAACGGCGACGTGACGACCTACTGGGATACGGCCTCGGCGCCGGCCAACCTGGCCGCGTTCGTCCGGCCCAACGCCGGGACCGCCCTGACCAACGCCACCGGCGCCTTCGCGGTGACGGTCGGCCAGGACCAGGCCGGGACCGGATTCGTGCCGACGACGGCCGGCCTGCTCAGCTCGCCGTACAACGTCGGGTCGAGCGGCAACCTGATCCCGATCCCGGGCACCGTGGGCGGCTACTACATCGCCCGCGTCCGGATCGTCGACCAGAGCGGCAACATCTCCAACAACCTGCTGCCCAACGCCCAGGACTCGTTCGTGGTCGACACCGGGACGGCGACCACCGCCGGCACCCCGCTGGCGGTCACGATCGACAGCCCGGCGTCCGGCTCGGTGATCTCGAACCCGACGTCCAGCTTCGGGTTCCAGCTCTCGACCAACAAGAACCTCGACCTGACGCACCTGACGACGTCGCAGATCCAGCTCGTGAGGGCCGGCGCCGACGGCACGTTCGCCAGCGGCACGACGATCACGATCGACCCGGCGAGCATCCAGGTGCTCTTCCTCGACTCGACGGCCCAGGGCGGCGGCGGCGGCAAGGGCCGCGAGCGGGTCACCTTCAAGCCGTCCGTCGTGCTGGGGAACGGCCTGTATCAGCTGACGGTCTTGGGGACGGGCGCCAACGGCATCCGCGACATCGCCGGCAACCTGCCGGGGGCCGACCTCACCGTCACCTTCGCGGTGTTCAGCCCGTCGACCGCCCACTTGGTCTTCGTCGGCGCCAACTTCGCCACCGACACCACGCAGACGCTCGGGTCGCGGGCGAATCCGTACGCCACCATCACCGACGCGGTCAACGCCGCCGGCTTCGGCGACAAGGTCGCGGTCCTGCCCGGCATCTACGCCGAGACGGTGGTGATGCGGAACCAGATCAGCGTCGTCTCGGCCGGCGCCGGCAGCACCGACACCGCCCTGTCGGCGGGGAACGCCCTGTCGACGATCATCCGGCCGATCTCGGCCGCCACCGCGGCGAGCGTCGTCGCCACCGGGCTGACGGCCTTCTTCGACCCCACCACCGGGGCGGCCCTGCAGACGGAGCTGGCCGGCTTCACCATCGCCTCGTCGCTCATCGGCGACCCGGCCCTGGGGGCGACCAACGCCAACTCGGTCGGCCTGTCGCTGGTCAACTCGACGATGCTGGTCGACCGCAACTACTTCATCAACTCGGGCGTGGGCGTCTCGGCCGCCACGTCGTCCTCGGGGTACGGCACCTCGTCGTTCGTGAACAACGGCTTCATCGGCAACATCATCGGCGCCTACGTCAACGACGCCGGCGGCACGCCGACGAACGCCACCTCGTACTGGGTGAACAACACGTTCGCCTACAACACCTACGGGTTCTGGGCTCAGAACTCCGGCTCGACCGGGTCCAACCAGGCCTACCTCGCCAACAACATCTTCTGGCAGAACCACGACCAGACGGCCAGCCGGACCGGGCTGGGGATCTTCTCGGCGACCCCGAGCCACCTGATCCTCAACAACAACATGTTCTCGGGCAACGGCCTCAGCGACACGCTCCCCTGGTGGGCCGCGTACAACGTCGGCAACGGCTTCGACCTGACCAAGCTCGGGCCCAACGCCACGAACGCCCAGGCCAACCTCGGCAACTTCACCGGGTTCCCGTCGTTCGTCTCGCCGATCGACCCCCGGCCCGGCTCGGACGGACCGGCGGCCTTCTACCTGAGCGCCAACTTCGGCCTCCAGGCGAACTCGGCGGCCATCAACAACGCCCTGGCCTCGATCGCGTCGCAGACCGACTTCGTGGGGAACTTCCAGAACGTCAACCCCACGACCCGCGGCCTCAAGCTCCCGGGCTTCGGCCCCCGCGACGTCGGCGCCTTCGAGTACGTCCCCACCGGGACGACCACCACGACGACCACCACGACCTCCCCCACCGTCGCCCCCGCGACGACGTCCGACACCACGACCGACCCGTCGATCGGGGTGACCGGAG